The Synechococcus sp. HK05 region CGGCGCCATCGGTGCGGCAGAAGCCATCGCGATACCAACCGGTCATGGGCTGGCAGCCGCACAGCACCAATGGTTGCCCCAGCACGTTCAGGGCCGCTGAATCAGGGGTGGACACAGGGTTGAACAACGCTCTGGTGCGCCGCAGTCTGACGACGGAGTGGCACAAATCGCGATCAGACAGTTGACGGACCCTGGGGGGCAGGCGTTAAAGGTCATTCAGCAGACCCCCCTACATGAGCTGGGACTTCACCGAAGACGGCGCCTTCCTGGCCCTGTGCGATGCCTTCAAGGAGAGCGGCGAGAGCTCGGCAATCGAGTTTCTGGCCAATGGTGAAGGTGCCTTCCACTTCCAGGAGCTCGCTCAGAACGCCGCTGGTGAAGGGATTGATCTCTCCGACTCCACCGATCTCGAGGAGTTTCAGGCCCAGGTGATCGAAACGTTGGAAGACCTCTGCAGCTGAGGCCCTACGGCGTGGGGATGGGTCTGATCCCCATCCGCCGCAGGGGTGCTTCTGATCAGGCGCCGTAAAAAAAGGCGACTTCCTTGTCCTTCAAACCCTCCCAGCCCGCGGCCTTGAGGCGCGCATCGAGGGTTTGCTGGTCGAAATGCTTGGAACCGGTTTTCACGATGCGGTTGCGCATCGACTTCTTCACGCCGCTGCGGGCGCGCTGGCTCTCCAGATCCATCACCTCGTTGTAGAGGCTGAGCATCTCTGCGGGGATGGCGGTGCCATCGAGATCGAGGCCTGCGGCGATCGCGTCGTCGACGCCGCCGGGTCCGGCAATAGCCATGCAGGGGAAGGAATTAGGGCCTGCCGACCCTAGATCCGTCCCCTGGCAGAACGGTTCTCAGGCGGAGAAGTAACGCGCCTGGCTGTGCAGAGCCACGAGGGCCGTGGTGCTCTGCTCGGGCTCGAGCTGATCGCTCTCATCCATCGACAGACCAATGCGGTCGGTGTGCAGCCAGTCCAGCTGCTGGCGTGAATCGGCCACGTTGGGGCAGGCGGGGTAGCCGAAGGAATAGCGGCTGCCGCGGTAGCGCTGGGCGAGCACGTCGCGCAGGGGCATGTCGGACGGATCGGCGAAGCCCAGCTCACTGCGGATGCGGGCATGCACCCACTCCGCCAGGGCTTCAGCCATCTGCACGCCCAGGCCGTGGAAATAGAGGTAGTCGCTGTACTGATCGCCCTTGAACAGCTCCTGGGCGAAGGCCGTGGCCTTCTCGCCCATGGTCACCGCCTGCATCGGCAGCACATCGCTGGGCTGGCCATCGGCGAGATCCTGATAGAAATCGGCGATGCAGTAGCGGTTGCCGGAGCGTTGGCGCGGCAGGGCGAAACGACCCAGCTCACGGTTGCGGTCTTCTGGGTCGAACACCACCACGCTGTTGCCCTCGCGGCCGCAGGGGAAGTAGCCGTAGGCCACCCGCGGCGTGAGCAGCTGCTCCTCAAGGCAGCGCGAGATCCACTGCTGCAGCACCGGCTCGGCCTTCTCGGCGAGCATCGCCTCATACTCCTCACGCGATTGGCCCTGGGCCTTGCGCAGCTGCCACTGGCCGGCAAAGAGGGCGTTGCGATCGAGGTAGGCGAACACCTGATCGAGAGGGATGTCGGCTTCGCTGAGCACTTGGCTGCCCCAGAAGGGAGGCGTGAGCGCAGGTTCGGCGGGAACCGCCTCGGAGCGGTGGTCGTTGGGTTCGGCGGGAGCTGGGGCGGCCGATTCGTTGGCGGCAACGGCCTCGGGAGCTGTTCCGGCGGCATCACCGGTCGGTTCACCCCCAGCCTCGGCCTCCACGGCCGACTCGAGCCCCAGGCCCTCGGGAGCGCCGGCGAGGAAGCCACGCCCGTTGTCCCACTGCTCAGCATCACGGGCCGCCACGTAGGCATCCATGAAGCGCAGGTCGGCGAAGGCATCGCGGCCGTAGATCACCTGGCCCTGGTACACCTCGCGGCAGTCCTTGTTCACGAAGCGCGGGGTGAGCGCCGCACCGCCGAGGATCACCGGCACGTCGATGCCCGCCTCATTGAAGGCCGCCAGGTTGTCCTTCATGAAGGCGGTCGACTTCACCAGCAGACCGCTCATGGCGATGCAGTCGGCCTGGTGCTTGTGCTGGGCCTCGATGATCGCCTCCACCGGCTGCTTGATGCCGAGGTTGATCACCTCGTAGCCGTTGTTGGTGAGGATGATGTCGACCAGGTTTTTGCCGATGTCGTGCACATCGCCCTTCACGGTGGCGATCAGGAACTTGGCCTTGGCGGAGCTCTCGCCTTCCACCTTGTCCATCAACGGCTCGAGGAAGGCCACGGCCGATTTCATCGTTTCGGCGCTCTGCAGCACGAAGGGCAGCTGCATCTGGCCGGAGCCGAACAGCTCACCCACCACCTTCATGCCATCGAGCAGGAAGGTATTGATGATCTCCAGGGGCTTGTAGCGCTCCAGCGCGATCTTGAGCGCGTCTTCCAGACCGATGCGCTCGCCATCAATGATGTGCTGCTTGAGCCGCTCCTCAATCGGCAGATCGCTGAGCTGCGGACCTGAGGCGCGCGCCTCTTTCG contains the following coding sequences:
- a CDS encoding DUF4090 family protein, which translates into the protein MAIAGPGGVDDAIAAGLDLDGTAIPAEMLSLYNEVMDLESQRARSGVKKSMRNRIVKTGSKHFDQQTLDARLKAAGWEGLKDKEVAFFYGA